The sequence AGGGAGTTAATCTTAATTAAAGTAAGTAGCGAGATGCGACGAGCAGAAATTATTGAAATAGCTGACATTTTTCGGGCCAAGATTGTAGATGTAGCTCCTAAATCAATTATTGTCGAGATGACTGGAAATAGCGGAAAGATTGAAGCTTTAATAGAGTTATTAAGGCCATTTGGAATTAAAGAATTAGTGCGGACGGGAAAGGTAGCCATGATAAGGGGTTAAGACCAAGTTGCAATCAGAAATAAAATGTCGCAAGCTACCAAATTCGAAATATAAAATAAGGTGAAAAATTCAAAATACGAATATCGAAATTCGAAACAATGAAAGAAAAAGAAGGAAAATTCGAAATTCAAATATCAAATGTCTTAAATATCTTATTGAACTTGTGATCTTAATTAAAATGTTAAGTAAAAATTGAGAGGAGAAAAATAATGGTCAATATTTATTACGATAAAGATGCAGATTTAGAGATCTTGAGAAATAAAAAGATAGCTATTATTGGTTATGGAAGCCAAGGTCATGCTCAAGCTCAAAACCTAAGAGATAGTGGTTTAGAGGTAATAGTAGCTGAGGTAGAAAGAAGCAAAGCCTGGGAAAGAGCCAAGAGGGATGGGTTTGAGGTAACATCTGCTCAAAAAGCAGCTAAAGAAGGGGATATAATTCAAGTATTAGTTCCAGATCAAATTCAAACAATGGTTTATGATGAATTTATTAAAGATAATTTAAAAGAAGGAAATGTTTTGGGATTTTCTCATGGATTTAATATTCATTTTGGACAAATTATTCCTCCTGCTCATATTGATGTAATTATGGTGGCTCCAAAAGGCCCTGGACATTTAGTGAGAAGAGTGTTTAAGGAAGGAGGAGGTGTTCCTAATTTAATTGCTATTTATCAAGATTATTCAAAAAAGGCTAAAGAGACGGCCTTAGCTTATTCCAAAGGGATTGGAGGAACCAAAGCTGGGACATTAGAAACTACTTTTGCTGAGGAGACAGAAACAGATCTTTTTGGAGAACAAGTTGTTCTTTGTGGCGGAGTGTCTTCGTTAATTAAAGCTAGCTTTGAAACCTTAGTAGAAGCAGGGTATCAACCAGAAATTGCTTATTTTGAGTGTTGTCATGAATTAAAACTTATTGTCGATTTAATCTATGAATATGGAATTTCAGGGATGCGTTATTCTGTCAGCGATACAGCAGAATATGGTGATTTAACCAGAGGCCCAAGAATAATAGATGAAAAGACTAAAGAAAGGATGGGGGAAATCTTAAAAGAGATTCAGTCTGGGTCTTTTGCTCGGGAATGGATTTTAGAAAATAAGGCTAATCGACCAGTCTTTAATGCTTCAAGAAAAAAAGACCAAAAACATCTAATTGAAGAAGTAGGTAAAAATTTAAGAAGTATGATGAGTTGGATTAAAGAGAAAGAAGAATTGTAAAAGATGGAGCTTTTTAATTAATTGGAGAAAATAATTATCTTTGATACTACTTTAAGAGATGGAGAGCAATCTCCTGGTGTCTCTTTTACCGTAAAAGAGAAGTTAGATTTAGCTAAGCAATTAGCAAGATTAGGAGTAGATATCATTGAAGCAGGTTTTCCTATATCTTCTAAAGGAGAATTTGAAGCAGTCAAGACTATTGCCCAACAAGTCCAAGAGCCAATTATCTGTGGCTTAGCTCGGGCTAAAAAAGAAGATATAAACTGTGCTTGGCAAGCATTAAAAGAGGCCAGATCTCCTCGTATCCATACTTTTATCTCCACTTCAAAGGTTCAAATAAAGTATCAATTAAATAAGACCTACGCTCAAGTTTTAAAGATAACTAAAGAAATGGTAGCTTTAGCTAAAAGCTGGACAGAAGATATAGAGTTTTCTCCTATGGATGCTACCAGGACAGAACTAGAGTTTTTGTATGAAGTTATTTACCACGCCATTGAAGAAGGAGCTACTACTATTAATATTCCTGATACGGTTGGTTATGCTATTCCCTTAGAATTTGG comes from bacterium and encodes:
- the ilvC gene encoding ketol-acid reductoisomerase, whose translation is MVNIYYDKDADLEILRNKKIAIIGYGSQGHAQAQNLRDSGLEVIVAEVERSKAWERAKRDGFEVTSAQKAAKEGDIIQVLVPDQIQTMVYDEFIKDNLKEGNVLGFSHGFNIHFGQIIPPAHIDVIMVAPKGPGHLVRRVFKEGGGVPNLIAIYQDYSKKAKETALAYSKGIGGTKAGTLETTFAEETETDLFGEQVVLCGGVSSLIKASFETLVEAGYQPEIAYFECCHELKLIVDLIYEYGISGMRYSVSDTAEYGDLTRGPRIIDEKTKERMGEILKEIQSGSFAREWILENKANRPVFNASRKKDQKHLIEEVGKNLRSMMSWIKEKEEL